A window of Cohnella herbarum contains these coding sequences:
- a CDS encoding chemotaxis protein CheW, translating to MERASHDQYVEFSVGDENYAILISEIHEIIRMLDITVIPNSPSYLQGVINLRGKIVPVISIRNLFGMEGNELSKSTRIVVVNHQEESVGIIVDRVNKVTTFTDIQSPPDRIGGVNGSYFIGIGIIQDELVGILKLDSVLWEYRGTDNAGYDGISNSLYGRIR from the coding sequence GTGGAGCGCGCGAGTCACGATCAGTATGTTGAATTTAGCGTAGGCGATGAAAACTACGCCATTCTGATCTCCGAAATTCATGAAATCATTAGAATGTTGGACATTACCGTAATACCGAACAGTCCTTCCTATTTGCAAGGCGTAATTAATTTACGCGGGAAAATCGTGCCGGTTATCAGCATAAGAAACCTCTTCGGCATGGAAGGGAATGAGTTGTCGAAATCCACTCGTATCGTCGTCGTTAACCATCAAGAGGAGTCCGTCGGCATTATCGTGGACAGAGTGAACAAAGTGACCACGTTCACGGATATTCAGTCTCCGCCGGATAGGATCGGAGGGGTGAATGGATCTTACTTCATAGGAATCGGCATCATTCAAGATGAACTCGTCGGAATACTAAAGCTTGACTCAGTGCTGTGGGAATATAGGGGGACAGACAATGCTGGATATGACGGAATATCAAACTCTCTATATGGAAGAATTAGATGA
- a CDS encoding HD-GYP domain-containing protein: MIGALQATGHLPLNFEHHSDISLRMGLMQRKHVDTYRHCVRVAWLSEKLAEAMRMDSASVSKLVRGCFIHDLGKLMIPNEVLDNDRPLTNEQWDLIKQHPELGSEMLRDKSEICPEIIQLVLHHHERWDGTGYPHRLRGEKIPFLARICSVVDAFDSMLSPRPYRRRKTIEEGMAELVRNAGTQFDPHIVERFIPLAKELGRIYLSDLQT, from the coding sequence GTGATAGGAGCTTTGCAAGCAACCGGTCATTTACCCCTTAATTTCGAACACCATTCCGATATTTCACTGAGAATGGGGCTTATGCAAAGGAAGCATGTGGACACTTACCGACATTGCGTTCGCGTGGCCTGGCTGAGCGAGAAATTAGCCGAGGCCATGCGAATGGATTCGGCAAGCGTTTCGAAGTTGGTAAGAGGCTGCTTCATTCATGACCTAGGCAAGCTAATGATTCCGAACGAAGTTCTGGATAACGATCGGCCATTGACGAACGAGCAATGGGATTTGATCAAGCAACATCCGGAGCTCGGTTCGGAGATGTTAAGGGACAAGTCCGAGATTTGTCCTGAAATCATTCAACTTGTCCTGCATCACCATGAGAGATGGGACGGCACTGGTTATCCGCATCGACTTCGGGGCGAGAAGATTCCTTTTCTGGCGAGGATTTGTTCCGTCGTCGACGCGTTCGATAGCATGCTGTCTCCCAGACCGTACCGGCGGAGAAAAACGATAGAAGAGGGAATGGCGGAACTGGTGAGGAATGCCGGAACGCAATTCGATCCTCATATCGTCGAACGGTTTATTCCGCTTGCGAAAGAATTGGGCAGAATCTATCTTTCCGATCTACAAACATGA
- a CDS encoding tyrosine-type recombinase/integrase — MNTRMLESHLLTPLGDEISISEGNGYSDDQIVDMFLTVVVHSEHTLRNYQRAIKLFRSFVPHLSLREVTWREVEAYKIGLIKGVAGFSGKPLAPASVAALIAPLKSFYKWGSDANIGFFERNPMSSIRLPQVMITSRKHYLTKKEVGCLLNQLKRKNLRNYLIGLALVTLGLRVSELANIMWEDFHTDPIGSSMWLTISRGKGGKSREVKIPKSLWEVFQDYRAQSEAKAPKVPVPSSLVFSISTRQIERIILDAGRNGIMTKLPTPHWLRHTNATLALLKGASLQQVQETLGHTHINTTQRYLHTVDQIGKAAPDFVEESLMDFMVR; from the coding sequence ATGAACACTAGAATGTTGGAATCGCATCTCTTAACCCCGCTTGGTGATGAAATTTCCATCTCTGAGGGGAACGGGTACAGTGATGATCAGATCGTCGATATGTTCCTCACCGTAGTCGTACATTCTGAACATACTCTCCGGAATTATCAACGAGCGATTAAATTATTCAGATCGTTTGTCCCCCATCTTTCCTTAAGGGAAGTAACGTGGAGGGAAGTCGAAGCTTATAAAATCGGTTTAATCAAAGGGGTAGCGGGCTTTTCCGGTAAACCTCTTGCTCCTGCTAGCGTAGCCGCGCTTATTGCTCCGTTGAAATCGTTCTATAAATGGGGGAGCGACGCCAATATCGGATTTTTCGAGAGGAATCCGATGAGTTCCATCCGCTTGCCTCAGGTTATGATTACCAGCCGTAAGCATTATTTAACTAAAAAAGAAGTGGGTTGCTTGCTGAACCAGCTTAAACGGAAAAACCTCCGTAATTATTTGATCGGTTTGGCGTTAGTTACGCTCGGTCTTCGGGTTTCGGAATTGGCTAACATCATGTGGGAGGATTTCCATACGGACCCGATCGGAAGCTCCATGTGGTTGACGATATCTCGGGGAAAAGGAGGAAAGAGCCGGGAAGTGAAAATTCCCAAAAGCTTGTGGGAAGTATTTCAAGACTATAGAGCGCAGTCGGAGGCCAAAGCTCCTAAAGTTCCCGTTCCGTCATCGCTAGTATTTTCAATATCCACCAGGCAGATTGAACGCATTATTCTAGATGCCGGCAGGAACGGCATTATGACCAAACTTCCGACGCCGCACTGGCTTCGTCATACCAACGCAACGTTGGCGTTGCTTAAGGGAGCTTCGCTTCAGCAAGTTCAAGAGACGCTTGGACATACGCATATTAATACGACGCAGCGATATTTACATACCGTCGATCAGATCGGGAAGGCTGCTCCCGACTTCGTAGAAGAGTCTTTAATGGATTTTATGGTGCGATAA
- the folE gene encoding GTP cyclohydrolase I FolE encodes MAGAKDYSNKQVSDNREQVEHHVREILKLIGENVEREGLLDTPARVTRMYEEIFSGYAVDPRDVLGVTFDEQHEELVIVKDIVYYSQCEHHMAPFFGVAHIGYIPSGKIAGLSKLARLVDAVSRRLQVQERITSQIADILEEVLKPHGVMVVVEGEHLCMCARGVKKPGSKTVTSAVRGQFRQSSALRSEFLELLKR; translated from the coding sequence GTGGCTGGAGCCAAAGATTACTCCAATAAGCAAGTAAGCGACAATCGCGAACAAGTAGAGCACCATGTCCGGGAAATTCTTAAGCTCATCGGCGAGAACGTCGAACGGGAAGGCTTGCTTGACACGCCTGCTCGCGTTACGCGGATGTATGAAGAAATTTTCTCCGGTTATGCGGTCGATCCGAGGGATGTTCTAGGCGTTACGTTCGACGAACAGCATGAGGAGCTCGTGATCGTAAAAGATATCGTCTATTATAGCCAATGCGAGCATCATATGGCGCCTTTCTTCGGGGTGGCTCATATTGGATATATTCCGAGCGGCAAGATTGCCGGCTTAAGCAAGCTCGCCCGTCTTGTAGACGCGGTATCCCGTCGTCTGCAGGTGCAGGAGCGGATTACTTCGCAGATCGCGGACATTCTGGAAGAAGTACTGAAGCCCCACGGGGTTATGGTCGTCGTCGAAGGGGAGCATCTATGCATGTGCGCCCGCGGCGTGAAGAAACCGGGAAGCAAAACCGTAACTTCCGCCGTCAGAGGACAATTCCGTCAAAGCTCCGCGCTCCGTTCGGAGTTTCTGGAGCTGCTCAAGAGATAG
- a CDS encoding YneF family protein, producing MWSYIIPILTLIVGLILGFIVGVFYLRNQMTKMQSNPEMLQKMAKQMGYNMNSQQLAKAQQMMKNQNGGGNPNPGPSQNNRNNPKFRR from the coding sequence ATGTGGTCCTATATTATTCCGATTCTGACGCTGATCGTCGGATTGATCCTTGGATTTATCGTTGGGGTATTTTATTTGCGCAACCAAATGACGAAGATGCAGAGCAATCCGGAAATGCTTCAGAAGATGGCTAAGCAAATGGGTTATAACATGAATAGCCAGCAGTTGGCGAAAGCTCAACAGATGATGAAAAATCAAAACGGCGGCGGAAATCCGAACCCGGGTCCGAGCCAAAACAACAGAAACAATCCTAAGTTTCGCAGATAG
- a CDS encoding HD-GYP domain-containing protein gives MKLVDIETVEPGQMLGKTIFSSNGTVLLSTGVQLTVYMISTLKRIGVTTIYIDDPMFRDITKEELLSEDTKRAVIHQMSEMFETLRSGKTFSSKAIGQTVDDLLDDVLKNQNILIHLSDIRTADNAMFLHAMNVCMMSSLLGLNMGLNMIQLKELAIGALLHDIGKLGAPEVQEGRMHHAWRGFDLLKNKREYSLLIAHVAFQHHESVDGSGAPRGLTGDDIHLYAKIAAVANTYDNLIYPINDDSPMMPHEACEVLNALSGTQLDHEVLVHFMRIVSIYPNGISVKLSNRQTGVVVGQHRGLPGRPIVRVIDKEGDEAVGYNEIDLAQHPTLFIETVLS, from the coding sequence ATGAAATTAGTGGATATCGAAACCGTCGAACCGGGCCAGATGCTGGGAAAAACCATATTCTCCTCCAACGGAACCGTGTTGCTTTCCACGGGAGTACAGTTAACCGTATATATGATTAGCACGTTAAAGAGAATAGGCGTTACGACGATTTACATCGACGATCCGATGTTTCGCGATATTACGAAGGAAGAATTGCTTTCGGAAGACACGAAACGTGCGGTTATCCATCAGATGTCAGAGATGTTCGAGACGTTACGCTCCGGGAAAACCTTCAGTTCGAAAGCGATCGGGCAAACCGTGGACGATCTGTTGGACGACGTCTTGAAAAACCAGAACATTCTCATTCATCTATCGGATATCCGTACGGCGGATAATGCGATGTTCCTTCATGCGATGAATGTCTGCATGATGTCGTCTTTACTCGGTTTAAACATGGGCTTGAACATGATTCAGCTGAAGGAATTGGCTATCGGGGCTTTGCTGCACGATATAGGCAAGCTTGGCGCGCCGGAAGTGCAAGAAGGCAGAATGCATCATGCATGGCGCGGGTTCGATCTATTGAAGAACAAACGCGAATACAGCTTGTTAATCGCTCATGTCGCCTTTCAGCATCACGAATCGGTCGATGGCAGCGGGGCTCCCCGCGGGTTAACGGGGGACGATATTCATCTGTATGCTAAGATTGCGGCCGTCGCCAACACGTACGATAATCTGATTTATCCGATCAACGACGACAGTCCGATGATGCCGCATGAAGCTTGCGAAGTATTAAACGCGTTATCGGGGACGCAACTGGATCATGAAGTATTGGTTCATTTCATGAGGATCGTATCGATCTATCCGAACGGAATTTCAGTGAAGTTATCCAACCGCCAGACGGGAGTCGTCGTCGGTCAGCATCGGGGCTTGCCGGGCAGGCCGATCGTGCGGGTGATCGATAAGGAAGGCGACGAAGCGGTTGGGTACAATGAAATCGATTTGGCTCAACATCCGACGCTTTTTATCGAAACCGTGCTCTCTTAG